The sequence TAAGCTCATGCTGCAACACAGCTCCAAGGTTCCCGTGGTTGTTCAGCTTTGCTTTCACAACCGTCTGTGTATCGACTACGTATGAACATCCCACTGTCAATGTGTTCTCATTGGTAGAGAACCTTCTGCTAATCTCTCCTACAACGGCGCCCCCATTCAACTTTTCCAGCTGATGCAAATACATTACCTTCATGGAGTCTCCTTTGTCAGCTCTACAAAAGTATACAGAAAAAGAAAGGGAGGAAATAATTATATACCGAGGCATAATTCTTTGAACATTGACATTGCAAATTACTCACACCCTGATAAGTTGTAAAGTATGAATCTCAAAACAATCAATACATGTAAACCAACAGTTATTCAACCAGAGTTGCAACAGCAAAATCTTACATGCTGAACGCTTAAGTataaagaaacaagaaaagaacCTCTGATTAAAAACATCCCACCAAAATAAGAAGGAATTTCATTCCAATAAAGTAATCATCCGAATTTAATATTTAGCTTTGAGGGCATGGCTTGTGAAAGTCACAGTTCAAATCTTGGAATCGCCTCTTTGCTTCCAAGAGATTGCTCTGTACATCTATCCTTTGCACTCCTCAAACCCATGACCAGTTAAGCGCCCATGCGCTATGGGGCATAGCTTTGAGGGCATGCCCCTTTTAACTTATATTTGACTTTGTAAAAATGCATTACTTATGTCAATTTAACATTCAACAATTAAAAGTATTTCTATACTTACAAAATTACTGAAGCATTGGAAGTCGGCATTTTCAAGCAAACACCAGCATTGTACTTTGTTAACTTGCCAATAGCCGTTGAAAAGCTTGTTTCTGCCCCAAATGCAATGCCAGGAGTCCCAATTGTTGCAGAAAAATCAATTGTAGGGGAACGATTGAAACCAAAGGCAGTAGTAAAAGCCACATGATCATGAAGATACTGAACCTCTAACTGCATCAAAAAACAACAACTTACTAATATCCCAAAATGATATATTTCTCTCCAATCATATATACCAAACAATCCCAATACCTTGCCAGAGTTGTAATCAGGTACTCGTATGGATGCAATGGCTTTAGCAGAAGGCAATATGTCTGATATAGTAAATGTTGTCAATACCTACAGAACAGATATCAGTTACTACAAGGCATAATATTTCAAAAGATcacttttttaaaaatattaatttcaaTAACaccacttttagttagagtcatTTAAAAAGAAAGGATTAAGGATTTGTGCATAGCTTCTTAAAAGGTAAAAAGATATAGGAGCAATGCATCAAATAAggaatataaacaaaaaaattttaaaaaaagagagaaagaaattaGGGAGAGCAACATACACTTGAGAAAGAAATTAGAGAGAGCTACATACACTTGATTCAGTATCAACTTTGACATGAACATCCGTTTTGTCTTTGTATTTAAACAACGCAGCCACATTTCCAGATGAGAGTCCTCTACTTTTCAACAATGTGGAACTCAAATCCTGAAATTACAATCAACAACAAAAAACAAATTTCAATAGCAGCCAATAAATCTCAACAGCATACACCATTACACCTCATAAACAAATCATACAATTACAACATCTAACCAATAATTGCTATTACACTGACAGCAACTTCTATGAGATTAATTTTGACATATCAATATATCACCAATGTAAAATATTTCCCATTATCAACCAACCAAATACCACCCCCTTTATGCCACATTGGACATAAACATAATAATTGCCAAACTACAAAACTACCATAAAAAAGATAGTAATTCAGAATTTCAGATTCTATATCCTACACTGGCATCCTTATAACTCCTACAGTGTATTCGAATATAATAATAACTCTTTACTTCAAAAACGAGCTCGTAcggtaaaatagaaaaaaaagcaaTAGTTTTATCTCTGAAATGGATAACTACGAACAACGGAAATAATGATTCATGTAATTTGAACCGCAAAAAAATGGAGCATGGCGAaatgaatattaaaaaaaattcaaatttggttttgatttggaaatcaaggatcGGCTAAAAATGAAGGAAAACGCACAACACCGGTGTTGGAGGAGGAAGAGATAGTGAGTTTGTGATCAGCGTTGTAATCCTTCGTTAGGACATCTGCAGGAGGGGGAAAAACGCGATTTTTGAAAACGAGAATCAGAACCAGAATCAGTgcgaggaagaaagaaggaggagtTAGGGTTTTTACCTCTGGCCTTGCTGCCAATAGCAGAGAAGAATCCAGGTCCTTTGTTGCTTGACATTTTTGAATCTGAAGCTGGATGTGTTGcatagaaagagaaaaacacgcagaacgagagaaaagagggaagaaTGGGGTTTAGGTAAAACCCTTTCTCTTTGGCGTCCCCCAAACGACGTCTTCACTTGACCAAAAAAAAGGGCTTGAAAAAAGTGCTCTCGTTGAGAGTCGAACTCAAGACCTCCCGCTTACTAAACGGGTGCTCTAACCAACTGAGCTATGAGAGCTTGTTGGCTATGCAggattaatataatataataatgcatattgattttgataaaaccAAATTTATATTCTATACTTAGTAGTATTTTCCATTAAAGAAATAATAGTCTGTTTTTCTGATGTGTATATATATAGGCATATTATGTCAAGAGTTAGTTTTAGAATAAATAGTAGTTTGTTGTATCTGAACTATCTACTTATTATTTTACTAAGGAGAAGAAGAGACCACCCCCTACGGATTGGATTAAGGCAAATGTGGATGCTTCATTCAGAAAGGATACGAGCTATAGCAGTGGTTTTCAGAGACAACAAACGAAAGATTTAATCAGAATTTACAGGATTAATTCATGCAATATCAAGTACAGTAGCAGAAGCTTTAGCTATCAGACAAGCTCTAATCATTGCAAATAATTTGTCCATGGAAAAAATTATTACTTAATCAGATAGTTTAAAAATAATACAAGCAATCAAATCCAGAAGTCCAATCGGAGAAGCATGGAACAATTACCTGATAGGGGCGTAACTTGGACTCCCAGGAAAGGCAACCTCCTTCAGAGATGGGAATGATTGGATACTGCTACAACGACGGGAGGGCGTCGAGGTCGTGCCGGCGAGGATGAAGATGACGATCGGGGGACAAGAAGAGGAGGGAGACCTGGATGCCGAGCACTGAATTCATTGATGCAGGGGCTTGGAGCTTCGAAGATGCTGCCGGCGATCAGAGCTTCGCCTCGCCTGGATGCTTCCGATCATCTAGTCGTTTGGCTGAGAGAAAGCTGCTGCAATGGAGGGCGTCGCGCAAGGGGGGGAGGGAAACGTAGGTTTGAACTCCGGGTCGGGTTGGGGGCTtggagtttctttttttttttgggcttGGTTCAGGTTATCGGCCCGGGTCCTtgtccaaaaagaagaaaattgtATTTAAAAAGTATTTTTGTATCATgacccaaaataaaaaaaaaattatttttgtatatatttttaccTTCCACTACTTTGATATATTATCTAAcggaatttggatcctctaaagtttgaatttcactttatagAGTAAAGTGTAATTtctcaccattgatttcataggtgggagtaccaataataaatatgaaagagaaactattcaaggatagaagatcacactttactctctaaagtgaaatttaaactttagaggatccaaattctatCTAACGTATAACTCATTGAGAATGTAATTTATCGTAACAAAGGCAAGTTTAACCAAGTTGGGTTGACATAATAATTAGCTACTTAATTCACTAGTTTATTTAAATAAGTGTCGAGTTTTAATATCGCTTTATGCATATAGTAATTCATTGGTTAGCAACAAATTCTTAAATAAACTCATTACTACAAGTTAATGCTTTAAAAACAATTATTTTCATAAAGCCCCATGCTGGAATAATCCATTAATGAAtcattttgtgttttttgttttggTCATGTAAATCATTTTGCTTTGAACAAGCCAAACATGTGTAAGAAACTAAAGCCAAACAATAACATGAAACCAATGACAATTTAAAAGAATCAATAAAAAACGTGAAGTGTATACGGAAAGCTGCGCAAAATGcatataaattttattaagtaTTGATCCTACAATTTTTAGCaaaatattttgttagttttGGAAAACTTTAAAATGTGCTAGTATAGTATATTGGTGTTTTCGTGATTTTTTTCTGTtggttttaattataaaaaatgtaTATAATTAACATTAcgattaaaaaatactaaaatatcaaTAATTTAGTATAccgatatattttaaaaaaattataaatttttattataagtaTAACCATAAGTATGTGCATATAAATTtgaacaaaatttttttaatttttaaatatattaattattacaataataTTTCCATAAATTATGTATATAAGTTTTATAACGGTATTTTCATAGGGTGCTTGACCCCAAAAAATTTCAGAAGATTGTTATTGATAAAATTTTTGAAGTTTTTAAGGAAGCTTAAACTAATGACTAAATAAAATagctatttcattttttttaacttgtcGTATCTCATTTACTGAAAGTGACTCAAACTAAATGAGAGTATTAAATATAACATgtatttattaaaattgaaaatattttattctatttttatataCTTTATATTTGTTGAAATAATATTTTGCTCCCTgtaattttgttttttgtttttttttggacCTGATCTCTGTATTTTTGTTATTATCTAACAACCTATATATtatggatcggatcgtatccgtaTTCGATCCAAAAATTGCGGATACAATATGATTTGCAGTCTGATTAGATCGGATAGGATCTTATCCGCACTCTTTAcggatcggatcgcggatatcAGCTCTACATCCGCGGATCTGTAGATCcgcacaataataattaaaaaaagtaggaaaaaaattgattaaaaatattttaggaataaataggtttaaaagtgtgaaagaaatatttttattgaatttattttacatagaaatatgattaaaaagagaatgttcaattatgcggatatacccgatatccgatctgatccgatccgcaaatgtacGGATCGGATCTGACACTAAAAAATGCGGATATcatattcgatccgatccgcgtaTATCCCTACTAAAGCCCTTTATGTTAGTACAGCATAAGcccaaaaataatgccaaaaaaatactttatatttaagTATGATAAGAGTTAATTTTTAAAGTAGTCTCTCAACTTGCAATTGAGCTTTGAATTCGTTCGTAACCTTAATACCGAAGAACTTTTCATCCATTGCTTGTCTTCAAAAAGTTGAGCTGGACTGATTCCTATCACGCTAGAATTATGATGGCTAACTGACGTGATGAAGAAActttattttttgcaatttagtcttttttttctccttttaagACCCTAATCTCCAAATTATCTTCACAGGATTCTCTTCTTCGCtcactacttcttcttcttcttcttcttcaactactCTCACCTTTCAAATCCAATAATCACTgcagaaacaacaacaacaacaacattatCTTTAATTCTCGCATGCTCATAAGATTCATCTCGATCTTGTTCCTTACACAGACATAACCTAAACAGCAACaatcacaaaaataaataactaacaatcacaaaaaatagcaacaattatagaataaaaaataacaaaaaatcaaCTGTTGTAACTATATTAAAACAGAATCAGTATTAACAATCACCCAAAACATTAAACGACAATGATCAAATAACTAAAAAAGTGTAGAAAAAAACTCATTTTAGCTTCATGCAAAGGGAGAGAACCGAGTCAGAAAAGAGAAGAGGGAGGCAGAAGGAGACAGAAAGGAGAGAGGCGACAAGAGAAGAGTGCAGATGTGCGAGCAATGAAGACAACAAGTAGAGAGGGAGGTTGCAGTGAGTGATGGGCAGTGAGAGGAAGGCATCAACGAGCAGTAAGAGCAAGAAACAAGACGACACAATGACGTAGAGGGGACGGCGATGGCACGGCGACGAGATGGAGGCCGGCAAGAGGCGACGGCAGAGAAGGTTGAGGTTTTGTGCTCTGTTTCTGTCGTGTTTGAGTGCTGTGGGTGTGAGAGATTAGGTTGGGGAAGGGGGGAGAGGAGCGCGACCCAAAACGGAGGCCGACGAGAAGCAGCGACAGGGAGGATTGAGAAAAGCTCTGTCTTTGGCGTGTGGTTAGTGATGTGAGTGTGACAAACGATGGATAGAAAGTATTTTAGGGACGACCGGTGTTAAGTTTAGGAATAAATTTGAGACAATTTTAAGTTTAAAGACAAATTTGATGTTCAATTACAAATTTAAAGACTACTTTAAAATTTAACTCATATGATAATcttgcattatttttttttttgaatcaaaataagctCAACACACTAATGTGGAGCAACAAAATAAACAATAAGAACATCATGTAAAAACATAAATTCCTATAGCTTTCGGAATCACCATCAACCACCAACAGCTTCCCTCTCAGTCCATTCATTGTAGCTCAGAAATGTCTTTCTTATTACAAAGTCCACACCTGTTTCCTGATTCTGAAAAATCCTAGCATTACGTTCCATCCAAACGTTCCAAATAACTGCAAAGAACCCCGGCAACCACTTCTTCTGCTCTTGTTTCCGCTTATGCCTACCAGTCCACCTCTCAAATAGTTCCCTTATGGTCCCAGGCATAGACCAAACCTCCCCAAAAGAACTCAACCAcctgcaccacacctgccatgtgtACTCACAGAGGAGAAACAAATGCTCCACCGACTCTATTTCCTTCTTACATAGCACACAGAGAGTATCACTGAGTCTAATAACACCTAGTCTACTCAATCTCTCCTTAGTATTCACTCTACCAATGAGTACAAACCACCCAAACAGCTCAATCCTTGGCGGTACCATCCCTCTCCACACTGAACTTGTGTAACTGTAACTCGTTATCTCGTCCGACAGCGTCTCCGATTGTAGAACCTGCACAACAGACTTGGTAGAAAAGACTCCTTTACGATCAAACTTCCAAAACAAATTGTCATCTTTACCATCTACCAGCTTCACCAGCCTTAGCCGCTCATGAATTTGATGGACCAGTTCCAGCTCCCATTGGAACAACTCTCTCCGCCACTGAAAATTCCATATCCACTCAAGCCCATCCCAAAAACCACAATCCCCTATCAGTGATCCCTGCTGATTTGAAACAGAATATAATCTTGGAAAAGCCCCCTTCAAGGGGCCACCTTGCAGCCAGTTATCTTCCCAAAACAGTGTACTCCTCCCATTCCCTATCTCCATCGCCAGGCCATTAAGCATCTTGTCTTTTATCCTCTGCTCTTTTATATTAAGATTACATATGTCTTTCCAGGGTCCTCCTTTATCTGGTAGCTGCTGGCTTACTAGCATTACATCAGGATTCAGGTTGTTGCACGAGCATACAATCCTCTTCCATAAGGGACACTCCTCTTTAGAATatctccaccaccacttaaataagAGCGCTGTGTTCCGTATCACCGCATCTCCAACCCCCAAACCCCCAGCCTTTCTTGGTGCCTGAACCAACTCCCACTTAACTAGCGGAATACCGTCGTTACCATCCCCCTTACACCACATAAATCTTCTTTGCAATGCAATCAGCTTATCCGCAACTGCCTTTGGCATCTTATATAAACTAAGGTAGTAGATAGGTAGACTATTCAAAACTGATCTAATAAGCACAAGCTTACCTGCTTTGGTTAGAACCTTTGCTTTCCAGAGGCTGAGTTTCTCTTCCACCTTATCAATAACCGgtttccaagtcttcaccaaccgAGGATTCGCACCCAAAGAAATCCCAAGATACCTTACAGGTAGAACCGCCTGCTTAAATCTTTTTCCACAAGGGGCACTCCTCCTTTGAGaatctccaccaccacttaaacaggaGTGCTGTGTTTCGAATTACTGCATCCCCAATCCCCAAGCCCCCAACTTTTTTCGGCGCCTGAACCAGTTCCCACTTAACTAACGGGATACCCTCCTTACCATCCCCCTTACACCACATAAATCTCCTTTGCAATGCAATCATCTTATCCGCAACTGCCTTTAGCATCTTGTATAGACTGAGGTAGTAGATAGGTAGGCTATTCAAAACTGATCTAATAAGAACAAGCTTGCCCGCTTTGGTTAGAACCTTAGCTTTCCAGAGGCTAAGTTTCTCTTCCACCTTATCAATTATTGGTTTCCAGGTCTTCACCATACGCGGATTCGCACCCAAAGAAATCCCGAGGTACCTAGTAGGTAAAACCGCTTGCTTGCACCCTAGCAAACTACAGGCATTGTCTACCCAATCCTGCTCACAATTCACCGATATCAAACTTGACTTCTCAAAATTAATGCTCAGTCCCGACATCAACTCAAAACACCGCAACAGTCTCCTATAGTTGACTATTGTCTCTGTCACCGGGGGGCAAAACAGAATCGTATCATCTGCAAATTGTAAGTGCGACAATCCGACCTGCTCACCTCCTACTAGCAGCGGTTCAATACGCCCATTCCTGACCGCTTCTCCCACCATCCGATTCAGCACGTCGACCACCAAAACAAACAGAAACGGAGATAGTGGATCCCCTTGTCTGAGGCCTCTTTCCATGTTGAACGGCTTGGATGGTGACCCATTCACCAGCACAGACATAGTGGCCGTGCTAACACACTCTGATAcggaaataaaagataaataaaaaaataaggattcaaactgaataaaaagatacattgaaataaaaataataataaaaaggatagattgaaattgagtacaaagagaatcactctacttcctacccaatttcttgacgcaacaagaaagggactcctcaacctaacttgtcaacgccatagtttggaaattgaatcgaagggactcctcaaccttctactcaattccccgatgtaacaagagagggactcctcaacctcaattgtgtacaccatggtttcatcacgaaaccgaAAAAGGGTTTTgaaacctctaaaaattctattctacgactacaatagctaaggaggta is a genomic window of Arachis ipaensis cultivar K30076 chromosome B06, Araip1.1, whole genome shotgun sequence containing:
- the LOC107605616 gene encoding mitochondrial outer membrane protein porin 2 isoform X1 — protein: MSSNKGPGFFSAIGSKARDVLTKDYNADHKLTISSSSNTGVDLSSTLLKSRGLSSGNVAALFKYKDKTDVHVKVDTESSVLTTFTISDILPSAKAIASIRVPDYNSGKLEVQYLHDHVAFTTAFGFNRSPTIDFSATIGTPGIAFGAETSFSTAIGKLTKYNAGVCLKMPTSNASVILADKGDSMKVMYLHQLEKLNGGAVVGEISRRFSTNENTLTVGCSYVVDTQTVVKAKLNNHGNLGAVLQHELTDKSFLTISGAFETKALENSPKFGFSLLLKP
- the LOC107605616 gene encoding mitochondrial outer membrane protein porin 2 isoform X2 encodes the protein MQHIQLQIQKCQATKDLDSSLLLAARPEDLSSTLLKSRGLSSGNVAALFKYKDKTDVHVKVDTESSVLTTFTISDILPSAKAIASIRVPDYNSGKLEVQYLHDHVAFTTAFGFNRSPTIDFSATIGTPGIAFGAETSFSTAIGKLTKYNAGVCLKMPTSNASVILADKGDSMKVMYLHQLEKLNGGAVVGEISRRFSTNENTLTVGCSYVVDTQTVVKAKLNNHGNLGAVLQHELTDKSFLTISGAFETKALENSPKFGFSLLLKP